A single Corticium candelabrum chromosome 16, ooCorCand1.1, whole genome shotgun sequence DNA region contains:
- the LOC134192264 gene encoding U6 snRNA-associated Sm-like protein LSm6, whose protein sequence is MLIRTMSRKQTPSDFLKQIIGRPVVVKLNSGVDYRGILTCLDGYMNIALEQTEEYVNGQLKQKYGDAFIRGNNVLYISTQQRR, encoded by the exons ATGCTTATTCGCACCATGAGCCGCAAGCAGACTCCCAGTGACTTTCTCAAGCAAATAATAGGCAGACCTGTAGTTGTCAAACTCAACTCGGGTGTTGATTATAGAG GCATATTGACGTGTCTTGATGGCTACATGAACATTGCATTAGAACAGACTGAAGAATACGTTAATGGACAG TTGAAACAAAAGTATGGAGATGCATTCATAAGAGGAAACAATG TTCTCTATATCAGCACACAACAACGGCGGTAG